The Vibrio tubiashii DNA window CCCAGACCTAAACCGCCGACCCAAGCTAGGGAGATAAGCTTCTTTTCAGAGTAGTCTTGTAGCTTGAAAACAAAGGAATCAATTTGGTTTACAAACCCCGCTACCAGTACCAAATAACGCTCTCTATCTTGCCCTTTTAGTACATGCTTAAGTTCGTGCCAACGAACGATCAATCGATAGTAATCATGGGTAATATCTTCAGGGACCGCCCAGTTTTGCAGCGCTTTCATCGAATCAGAGTAAATCGAGCGTTCAAACTGAATAATATGCGTCGAATAATCGACCGATTCTGATTGGATATCATGCGCCAGTCGGTAACTCTGCATTCGCATCGAACCCGCAACATTAACCGCTTCCGCATCGTTCAAACTTGAAGCTAGAGTAAAAATTGCGAACCCGGTCGTAGTTACAGACAAAAGCAAAATTAGCACCATTGCTTTAGCAACCGTTGTGGTTACAGAGCTTTTCACATTTTTTAACACTCGAACATTCAAACCTTAAATAGAAAACCTGCGATTAAATACTAAGCTTATTAGTAATTGCCGCGACAATATGTGATCACTCACGCGTAAGTTTGTTGATCTAAAACAATTTTAGTCGGCATTACCCCCAAGGGGGTATTTATACAAATATGTCAAAAACTACAATTCATGTAAGGATAAATTACAAGTTATGAACAGTTATTTAGCCATAAAAACAGTATCTAACAAACTTGGGTAAGAGAGTGGTAGACCTTACTAAAAGACGACTATTTTCAAAACGTCTCGTTGACGATAACACTATTCGTCTACCTTGGCTCGTGAACAGCGCTAATTTCACTGACTTGTGCACTCGATGTGGCAAATGCAGTGAAACCTGCGAAACAAATATAATTATTAAAGGTGATGGTGGTTTCCCTCAAGTGGACTTCTCTCGCGGTGAATGTACGTTCTGTTATCAGTGCGCTGATGTTTGCCCCGAACCCTTGTTTGCCGATGAACAATCTTCACCTTGGAATGCTAAAGCCTTAATCAATGAGGCATGTTTAGCGAAGCAAAATGTCGAATGCCGAAGCTGTGGCGATATGTGTGACACCATGGCAATTAAGTTCAAACTAGAAATAGGCAAAGTCGCACAACCCAATTTAGAACTTGATGAATGTACAGGATGTGGCGCTTGCGTAGCAGTTTGCCCTACTTCATCCATCAATGTGAGCAATTTAGTTTAATACGGAAGAAGTTTATGTCACTGAACGAAGTGCATATTTCGAGCTTAGTCGTGCATTGTTCGCCAGAACATCTCGGTGAAGTGAAATCTCAAATTGAGCAGTATGACAATGCTGAGATCTACGGAGACAGCCCTGAGGGTAAAATCGTAGTGGTATTGGAAACTGAGAACCAAGGTTTTATCACCGACACGATCGAAACCATCAATAATCTCCCAAATGTGTTGAGTACGGCTTTGGTTTATCACCAAATCGAAACCGGTCTCGACGACGAATCACAAAATAACAACACTGGAACTCAATATTCCCAAACCGAGGGTGAAGTATGAAGATGACAAGACGAGCGTTTGTTAAGGCAAACGCAGCAGCATCAGCGGCAGCAGTTGCGGGCATCACCTTGCCAGCATCTGCTACGAATCTGATCGCTAGCTCAGACCAAACTAAAATCACATGGGACAAAGCACCTTGTCGTTTCTGTGGTACTGGCTGTTCAGTTCTTGTAGGTACGCAAAACGGCAAAGTTGTTGCGACACAAGGTGACCCTGAAGCACCTGTCAACAAAGGACTAAACTGTATCAAGGGCTACTTCCTGTCTAAAATCATGTACGGTCAAGACCGCTTGACTCAGCCGCTACTTCGTATGAAAGATGGCAAGTACGCTAAAGACGGTGACTTCACTCCAGTTTCTTGGGATGTAGCTTTTGACACTATGGCAGATAAGTGGAAAGAAGCACTTAAGAAGCAAGGTCCTTCTGGCGTTGGTATGTTTGGTTCAGGCCAATGGACGGTAATGGAAGGTTATGCTGCTGCGAAAATGATGAAAGCGGGCTTCCGTTCAAACAACATCGACCCTAACGCACGTCACTGTATGGCATCTGCGGTAGGTGCATTCATGCGTACATTTGGTATCGATGAGCCTATGGGTTGTTATGATGACTTCGAGAATGCGGATTCGTTCGTACTTTGGGGTTCTAACATGGCAGAAATGCACCCAGTACTTTGGACTCGTATTACTGACCGCCGTTTAAGCCACCCTCACGTTAAGGTAAATGTACTTTCTACGTACTACCACCGCTCTTTTGAATTGGCTGACGAAGGCTACATTTTCGAACCGCAAACAGACTTGGCAATCGCTAACTTCATTGCAAATTACATTATTGAAAATGATGCGGTTAACTGGGACTTCGTTAACAAGCACACCAACTTCAAACAAACCGCAACCGACATCGGTTACGGCCTGCGTGACGATGACCCACTACAAAAAGCAGCGGCGAACCCTAACTCAGGTAAAATGTCTTCTATCTCATTTGAAGAATACAAAAAGTCAGTGGCACCGTACACACTAGAAAAAGCATCTGAAATGTCAGGTGTATCTAAAGAGAAACTGATCGAACTTGCTAAGCAATATGCCGATCCAGACACTAAAGTTATGTCTCTTTGGACTATGGGTATGAACCAACATACTCGTGGCGTGTGGATGAATAGCTTGATCTACAACATCCACCTACTAACAGGTAAAATCGCGACTCCGGGTAACAGCCCATTCTCGCTAACTGGTCAGCCATCAGCTTGTGGTACTGCTCGTGAAGTGGGTACATTTGCTCACCGTCTACCTGCCGATATGGTCGTCGCTAACCCTAAACACCGTAAGATCGCTGAAGGTATTTGGAACATCCCAGATGGTGTTATTCCACCTAAACCTGGCTATCACGCGGTACTTCAAGACCGTATGCTTAAAGACGGTAAGCTAAACGCTTACTGGGTAATGTGTAACAACAACATGCAAGCGGGCCCAAACATCAATGGCGAGCGTTTGCCAGGATACCGTAACCCAGAAAACTTTATCGTTTGTTCTGACCCGTACCCAACCGCGACTGCGCAAGCTGCTGACTTAGTCCTTCCGACAGCAATGTGGATTGAAAAAGAAGGTGCTTACGGTAACGCAGAGCGTCGTACTCAAGCTTGGTATCAACAAGTGGGTACTGTCGGCGAGGCCAAGTCTGACTTGTGGCAAGTCATGGAGTTCTCTAAACGCTTCAAAATGGAAGAAGTGTGGACTGAAGAGCAACTTGCTATGGCGCCTCAATACCGCGGTAAAACCATGTATGACATGCTATTCGCAAACGGCGTTATCAACAAATATCCTATCGAAGAAGCACGTGAGCTAAACGACGATGCGCACCACTTTGGCTACTACGTTCAAAAAGGTTTATTCGAAGAGTACGCTGAGTTTGGTCGCGGCCACGGTCACGACTTAGCACCATACGACGTTTACCACCAAGTTCGTGGTCTTCGCTGGCCTGTTGTTGATGGTAAAGAGACGCTTTGGCGCTACAAAGAAGGCTCAGATCCATATGCGAAAGCGGGTTCAGGTTGGGACTTCTACGGTAAGCCAGATGGTAAAGCGCTTATTATCTCAGCACCTTATGAAGCTCCACCGGAAGCACCAGATTCTGAGTACGATATGTGGCTATGTACTGGTCGTGTTCTTGAGCACTGGCACACAGGTACTATGACTCGCCGCGTACCTGAGCTTTACAAAGCGGTACCGGATGCAGTGGTTTACATGCACCCTGCTGATGCCAAAGCTCGTGGTGTTCGTCGTGGAGAAGAAGTTCTTATTGAAAACAAACGTGGTGAAGTTCGTGTTCGCGTAGAAACTCGCGGCCGTAACCGTCCACCTGAAGGCTTGGTATTCGTACCATTCTTTGACGCACGTATTCTGATTAACAAGCTGATTCTTGATGCGACTGATCCTCTGTCTAAACAGACAGACTTTAAGAAGTGTCCAGTTAAGATCACTAAGATCGCTTAATTATGAATACTCTGGCTGCCCTATTTAGGGCGGTCAGAATCAAGAATTTAGCCATTAGGCGGAGAATGAATAATGAAAAAATTTCTAATTGCACTGTTATCGGTAGGTGCTCTAGTAAGTGGCGCTGCAGTAGCTGAACTCGAAAACCCAGGCGGTATTGGCGGTCTAGAATCACTACGTGGAGCAAGTGAACTTGAAGCGACACGCGTAGCTGATGATTTTAAAGACTTCCCTAAAGATCAGATCGTAGCTGATAGCTTTGTATATCAACCACCATTGATTCCACATAGCATTCGTAATTACGAAGTGTCTCTTAATGCGAATAAGTGCCTAGCCTGCCACAGTTGGAAAAATGCTAAGGAAGCTGGTGCAACTAAGATCAGTGTAACCCACTATGTTAACCGCGAAGATGCTGTATTAGCAGATATGTCTCCTCGCCGTTACTTCTGTCTGCAATGTCACGTTCCTCAAACTGACGCTAAGCCTTTAGTGAAGAATGATTTTGAGGCTGTTGATTCGCTTCAGTAAGTGAAAAAAGAGCATTAAGAGGTTACTTATGAAAATACTTAAAGCATTTTGGAACAGACTCAAAAGCCCAAGTAAAGCAGCGGCTGGCGTTGTTTTGTTCCTTGGCTTTGCTGGCGGGCTTCTATTTTGGGGCGCTTTCAACACCGGTATGGAAGCAACCAACACGGAAGAGTTCTGTTCTGGCTGTCACGCACCAATCGTTGCTGAGATTCAAGAAACAATACACTACTCTAACCGTTCAGGTGTTCGCGCTATCTGTTCAGATTGTCACGTTCCTCATGAATGGACAGACAAGATCGTTCGTAAAGTTCAAGCGTCTAAAGAGCTGTTTGCACACTTTGTTACTAAGACGATTGACACGCCAGAGAAGTTTCAAGCTCGACGTGCGCACCTAGCTGAACGTGAATGGGCGCGTATGAAAAAGAACGACTCTCTAGAGTGTCGTAACTGTCACGAGTTTGACTTTATGGATTACTCGCAACAAGGCAAGCGTGCCTCGGCACAACACTCTACTGCCCTTGCATCAGGTGAAAAAACATGTGTAGATTGTCACAAAGGCATCGCGCATAAACTACCTGACATGCATGGCGTAGACGGCTGGCAGTAGGAGAATAGACAATGAGTACATTAGAATCTGTTATTTGGCATATTCTTGGCTATAGCGCTATGCCTGTCATCATCTTGTCTGGCTTTGCAGTCGTTGCAGCCGTTTCGGTGTGGTTACTGTCGCTAGGAAAAGATAAAGAGGCTGAGTAGCCCTGATAAATTTAGGGGGAGTGGTCTCCCCCAGTAAGCTTCGGTTCAATTTTTGCCTATTTTGTATCGAACATAAAAAAAGCCACCTTGGTTTTACTAAGGTGGCTTTCTTCTTTTAGATTACTCTGGGTAACCATTAGGGTTATTCGATTGCCAACGCCAAGTATCTTCTGTCATTTGCTCTAAACTGCGTACTGCTTGCCAGTTTAGGTCTTGTTTCGCTTTGGCAGGGTCTGCCCAACATTCCGCAATGTCACCAGGTCTGCGTTCAACCACTTTATAAGCAACGGTTTTGCCTGAAGCTTTTTCAAATGCTTTCACCATTTCTAAAACACTAGAGCCGTTACCTGTTCCGAGGTTATAGATGTGCAGACCTGACTTATGCCCTACTTTGTTTAACGCGGCAATATGCCCATCCGATAGATCCATAACATGGATGTAATCACGTACACCAGTACCGTCAGGTGTCGGATAGTCATCTCCAAATACAGACAAACACTCTCTGCGCCCTACCGCTACTTGAGAAACAAACGGCATCAAGTTGTTTGGAATACCCTGAGGGTCTTCACCTAACTCACCCGATGGGTGTGAACCAACAGGATTAAAATAACGCAGTAAGGTGATGCTCCAATCTGGATTAGCCTTTTGGAAGTCAGTCAAGCACTCTTCCACCATAAGCTTACTGCGACCATAAGGATTGGTTGCGCTTGTCGGGAAGTCTTCACGAATAGGGACTGAAGCAGGGTCGCCGTATACCGTTGCAGAAGACGAAAAGACCAGTGTTTTGACATTCGCTTCACGCATTGCGCTAACAAGTACTAGGGTTCCGTTGACATTGTTGTCGTAATACTCAAGAGGCAACTCTACGGATTCACCTACCGCTTTTAATCCAGCAAAATGAATAACAGCACCTACACCATGCTTTTGTAAGACATCGACAAGGGGTTGCTTGTTGCGAATATCGCCTTCGATAAACTCAGGTCTAATTCCTGTGACTTTCTCGATTCGGTCTAATACCGATTGCTTACTGTTGTAAAGATTGTCGAAAAT harbors:
- the napF gene encoding ferredoxin-type protein NapF — its product is MVDLTKRRLFSKRLVDDNTIRLPWLVNSANFTDLCTRCGKCSETCETNIIIKGDGGFPQVDFSRGECTFCYQCADVCPEPLFADEQSSPWNAKALINEACLAKQNVECRSCGDMCDTMAIKFKLEIGKVAQPNLELDECTGCGACVAVCPTSSINVSNLV
- a CDS encoding chaperone NapD; its protein translation is MSLNEVHISSLVVHCSPEHLGEVKSQIEQYDNAEIYGDSPEGKIVVVLETENQGFITDTIETINNLPNVLSTALVYHQIETGLDDESQNNNTGTQYSQTEGEV
- the napA gene encoding periplasmic nitrate reductase subunit alpha → MKMTRRAFVKANAAASAAAVAGITLPASATNLIASSDQTKITWDKAPCRFCGTGCSVLVGTQNGKVVATQGDPEAPVNKGLNCIKGYFLSKIMYGQDRLTQPLLRMKDGKYAKDGDFTPVSWDVAFDTMADKWKEALKKQGPSGVGMFGSGQWTVMEGYAAAKMMKAGFRSNNIDPNARHCMASAVGAFMRTFGIDEPMGCYDDFENADSFVLWGSNMAEMHPVLWTRITDRRLSHPHVKVNVLSTYYHRSFELADEGYIFEPQTDLAIANFIANYIIENDAVNWDFVNKHTNFKQTATDIGYGLRDDDPLQKAAANPNSGKMSSISFEEYKKSVAPYTLEKASEMSGVSKEKLIELAKQYADPDTKVMSLWTMGMNQHTRGVWMNSLIYNIHLLTGKIATPGNSPFSLTGQPSACGTAREVGTFAHRLPADMVVANPKHRKIAEGIWNIPDGVIPPKPGYHAVLQDRMLKDGKLNAYWVMCNNNMQAGPNINGERLPGYRNPENFIVCSDPYPTATAQAADLVLPTAMWIEKEGAYGNAERRTQAWYQQVGTVGEAKSDLWQVMEFSKRFKMEEVWTEEQLAMAPQYRGKTMYDMLFANGVINKYPIEEARELNDDAHHFGYYVQKGLFEEYAEFGRGHGHDLAPYDVYHQVRGLRWPVVDGKETLWRYKEGSDPYAKAGSGWDFYGKPDGKALIISAPYEAPPEAPDSEYDMWLCTGRVLEHWHTGTMTRRVPELYKAVPDAVVYMHPADAKARGVRRGEEVLIENKRGEVRVRVETRGRNRPPEGLVFVPFFDARILINKLILDATDPLSKQTDFKKCPVKITKIA
- a CDS encoding nitrate reductase cytochrome c-type subunit; the protein is MKKFLIALLSVGALVSGAAVAELENPGGIGGLESLRGASELEATRVADDFKDFPKDQIVADSFVYQPPLIPHSIRNYEVSLNANKCLACHSWKNAKEAGATKISVTHYVNREDAVLADMSPRRYFCLQCHVPQTDAKPLVKNDFEAVDSLQ
- a CDS encoding NapC/NirT family cytochrome c, which codes for MKILKAFWNRLKSPSKAAAGVVLFLGFAGGLLFWGAFNTGMEATNTEEFCSGCHAPIVAEIQETIHYSNRSGVRAICSDCHVPHEWTDKIVRKVQASKELFAHFVTKTIDTPEKFQARRAHLAEREWARMKKNDSLECRNCHEFDFMDYSQQGKRASAQHSTALASGEKTCVDCHKGIAHKLPDMHGVDGWQ
- a CDS encoding TIGR02808 family protein; its protein translation is MSTLESVIWHILGYSAMPVIILSGFAVVAAVSVWLLSLGKDKEAE
- the galE gene encoding UDP-glucose 4-epimerase GalE; this encodes MKVLVTGGMGYIGSHTCIQMIAAGMTPVIFDNLYNSKQSVLDRIEKVTGIRPEFIEGDIRNKQPLVDVLQKHGVGAVIHFAGLKAVGESVELPLEYYDNNVNGTLVLVSAMREANVKTLVFSSSATVYGDPASVPIREDFPTSATNPYGRSKLMVEECLTDFQKANPDWSITLLRYFNPVGSHPSGELGEDPQGIPNNLMPFVSQVAVGRRECLSVFGDDYPTPDGTGVRDYIHVMDLSDGHIAALNKVGHKSGLHIYNLGTGNGSSVLEMVKAFEKASGKTVAYKVVERRPGDIAECWADPAKAKQDLNWQAVRSLEQMTEDTWRWQSNNPNGYPE